The following coding sequences lie in one Nycticebus coucang isolate mNycCou1 chromosome 20, mNycCou1.pri, whole genome shotgun sequence genomic window:
- the C1QL3 gene encoding complement C1q-like protein 3, protein MVLLLVILIPVLVSSAGTSAHYEMLGTCRMVCDPYGGTRAPSTAATPDRGLMQSLPTFIQGPKGEAGRPGKAGPRGPPGEPGPPGPVGPPGEKGEPGRQGLPGPPGAPGLNAAGAISAATYSTVPKIAFYAGLKRQHEGYEVLKFDDVVTNLGNHYDPTTGKFTCSIPGIYFFTYHVLMRGGDGTSMWADLCKNNQVRASAIAQDADQNYDYASNSVVLHLEPGDEVYIKLDGGKAHGGNNNKYSTFSGFIIYAD, encoded by the exons ATGGTGCTGCTGCTGGTCATCCTCATCCCGGTGCTGGTGAGCTCGGCCGGCACGTCGGCGCACTACGAGATGCTGGGCACCTGCCGCATGGTCTGCGACCCTTACGGGGGCACCAGGGCGCCCAGCACGGCCGCCACGCCGGACCGCGGCCTCATGCAGTCCCTGCCCACCTTCATCCAGGGCCCCAAAGGCGAGGCCGGCCGGCCGGGGAAGGCGGGTCCGCGCGGGCCCCCGGGCGAGCCCGGGCCGCCGGGCCCCGTGGGACCCCCGGGCGAGAAAGGGGAGCCGGGCCGCCAAGGCCTGCCGGGCCCGCCCGGGGCTCCCGGCCTGAACGCGGCCGGGGCCATCAGCGCCGCCACCTACAGCACGGTGCCCAAGATCGCCTTCTACGCCGGCCTCAAGCGGCAGCACGAAGGGTACGAGGTGCTCAAGTTCGACGACGTGGTTACCAACCTCGGGAACCACTACGACCCGACCACCGGCAAGTTCACCTGCTCCATCCCGGGCATCTATTTCTTTACCTACCACGTCCTGATGCGCGGAGGGGACGGCACCAGCATGTGGGCCGATCTCTGCAAAAACAACCAG GTGCGTGCTAGTGCAATTGCCCAAGATGCTGATCAGAATTACGACTACGCCAGTAACAGTGTGGTTCTCCATCTGGAGCCAGGAGACGAAGTCTATATCAAATTAGACGGCGGGAAAGCCCATGGAGGAAACAACAACAAGTACAGCACGTTTTCTGGATTTATTATTTATGCTGACTGA